In one window of Methanococcoides methylutens DNA:
- a CDS encoding DUF2150 family protein codes for MPESHEKIEHEFYTTDRWNNWLKQVKESGFEFKEEESSEKEGAVFVNMTDDVILACLKVIAKNESNALPAEDAMAILDDIKNIALTEVEPISEDIDLMIESLQTSLMGSFAGFECYISKDFDKETDIGELINAAVESEETEDIDSAIYCVAQVGALVLDGKKLPESSMEELPYGLVAEWLDGIDSIEAAMIGSDSYKEDDGEYDDA; via the coding sequence ATGCCAGAATCTCATGAAAAGATCGAACATGAATTTTATACAACAGACCGCTGGAACAACTGGCTTAAACAGGTAAAGGAAAGCGGGTTCGAATTTAAGGAAGAAGAAAGCTCTGAAAAGGAAGGGGCTGTTTTTGTGAACATGACAGATGATGTCATTCTCGCATGCCTCAAGGTAATTGCAAAGAATGAAAGCAATGCACTTCCTGCAGAAGATGCCATGGCAATACTTGATGATATCAAGAACATCGCACTCACAGAGGTTGAACCAATATCCGAAGATATTGACCTAATGATCGAATCCCTTCAGACATCGCTCATGGGAAGTTTTGCTGGATTTGAATGTTACATTAGCAAAGACTTCGACAAGGAAACAGATATCGGTGAACTTATCAACGCAGCAGTGGAATCAGAAGAAACAGAAGATATTGATTCTGCAATTTACTGCGTAGCCCAGGTAGGAGCACTTGTGCTTGACGGCAAAAAACTTCCCGAATCTTCAATGGAAGAACTCCCATACGGACTTGTTGCAGAATGGCTCGATGGCATTGATTCTATCGAAGCCGCCATGATAGGGTCTGACAGCTATAAAGAAGATGATGGCGAATACGACGACGCCTGA
- the cfbA gene encoding sirohydrochlorin nickelochelatase — MSEKIGILAIGHGSRLPYNKEVVTEIADTIAKKHPEYIIKTGFMENCGPSVEEGLASFEGTGVTKIAAVPVFLASGVHITEDIPEILKLDPETSEGKFTVDGKEVPVVYGKPLGHHELLAELVFERAAEVL, encoded by the coding sequence ATGAGCGAAAAGATCGGAATCTTGGCTATTGGACACGGAAGCAGACTGCCTTACAACAAGGAAGTTGTTACAGAGATCGCAGATACCATTGCAAAAAAGCACCCAGAATATATTATCAAAACGGGCTTCATGGAGAACTGCGGCCCATCCGTAGAAGAAGGACTCGCATCCTTTGAAGGCACAGGCGTTACAAAGATCGCAGCAGTTCCAGTATTCCTTGCATCCGGTGTACACATCACAGAAGATATCCCTGAGATCCTCAAGCTTGACCCTGAGACAAGCGAGGGTAAATTTACAGTAGATGGAAAGGAAGTTCCTGTCGTCTATGGTAAACCACTGGGTCACCACGAGCTCCTTGCAGAACTTGTGTTCGAAAGAGCAGCAGAAGTACTGTAA
- the cfbE gene encoding coenzyme F430 synthase, translating into MTAGQRDAVVLDLTHAGIPIAKEMVRLGYNVRAIDVYDTLDRSTISDLQQIFPVLSSNETFELKPAEIVVAPVHLNPEYHVLKSAKEKGNNVISHHTMVGKLVLESGRLSGSKVIELTGTKAKTSTASILADILSRSMDVVLHTSRGLEHWNDGVATIIHKGLSIAPGSILSAIGKIEETKIKPEVFIFETSIGGTGCADIGVITSLEQDYGIANNTALASDAKLQMLDNAKDGSLAVINLSAEKALQRTADKDLKVITFSDEKRPSDANKTNADVNLEIKGNRVVISTTDRTIEAIMEDGFDISAYITALCSAAAISLSMGIEKNDIIDTFRNFRGLTGRMVKGELEGRILIDNSNSGMDIRSVKRALDYASAIPSDTNNRNIVMVLGEEAEQVCEGLPPEDVSDFLLKNGKSLDRAILVGTRMLDIKYNDAYYAGSFEEGLSTALQYTSFGDIIILCVKCFR; encoded by the coding sequence ATGACTGCAGGTCAGAGGGATGCTGTCGTGCTCGACCTGACGCACGCCGGCATACCAATTGCAAAAGAGATGGTGCGACTTGGATACAATGTTCGTGCCATTGATGTCTATGACACACTGGACAGATCCACAATTTCTGACCTGCAGCAGATATTCCCTGTTCTTTCTTCAAATGAAACTTTTGAACTTAAACCTGCAGAAATAGTAGTTGCACCTGTGCACCTAAATCCCGAATACCATGTACTGAAAAGTGCAAAGGAAAAAGGGAACAATGTCATCTCCCATCATACGATGGTAGGAAAGCTTGTTCTGGAAAGTGGCAGGCTTTCGGGTTCAAAGGTCATCGAGCTTACCGGTACAAAAGCCAAGACCAGTACAGCTTCGATCCTTGCAGACATCCTTTCACGAAGTATGGATGTTGTGCTCCACACATCAAGGGGACTGGAACACTGGAACGACGGTGTTGCAACCATCATTCACAAAGGCTTAAGCATAGCTCCAGGGAGCATTCTTTCTGCCATCGGGAAAATAGAAGAGACGAAGATTAAACCGGAAGTGTTCATCTTTGAGACATCCATAGGCGGCACAGGATGTGCTGATATTGGTGTTATAACATCCCTTGAACAGGATTATGGAATCGCAAATAATACTGCCCTTGCAAGCGATGCTAAACTGCAAATGCTGGACAACGCAAAGGATGGAAGCCTTGCGGTCATCAACCTCAGTGCTGAAAAAGCACTCCAAAGAACTGCAGATAAGGACCTTAAAGTGATCACATTTAGTGATGAAAAACGACCCAGTGATGCTAACAAGACAAATGCAGATGTGAATCTTGAGATTAAGGGCAATCGTGTCGTCATTTCCACAACGGATCGAACAATCGAAGCGATCATGGAGGACGGATTCGACATTTCTGCATATATAACTGCACTATGCTCTGCTGCTGCTATATCACTTTCAATGGGAATTGAGAAAAACGATATCATTGATACATTCCGGAATTTCAGAGGCCTTACAGGAAGAATGGTAAAAGGAGAACTTGAAGGCAGGATATTGATAGACAATTCCAATTCAGGCATGGATATCCGATCTGTAAAAAGAGCTCTTGATTATGCTTCCGCCATTCCCTCAGATACCAACAATAGAAACATTGTCATGGTTCTGGGAGAAGAAGCTGAACAGGTATGTGAAGGTCTTCCACCTGAAGATGTATCTGACTTCTTACTGAAAAACGGAAAATCTCTGGACAGAGCTATATTAGTAGGAACCCGGATGCTTGATATAAAGTATAATGACGCATATTATGCAGGATCATTTGAGGAAGGACTATCCACAGCTTTGCAATATACCAGTTTTGGCGATATAATTATATTATGTGTTAAATGTTTCAGATAA
- the cfbD gene encoding Ni-sirohydrochlorin a,c-diamide reductive cyclase catalytic subunit, with protein MDNKNISIIHPRPSSIVAALYTLRDLNVDVAILHGPPGCSFKHARLLEEDGIHVVTTALDESGFVFGGHDALVNILHKVNDMFHPKLIGVVGTCASMIIGEEMREPVMEANLDVPVIEVEVHAGYRNNTKGVLFALESALDAGIIDREEFSRQQHLLEEATNVELRHGAASKEYLAPSRGDVKYKVAQRIIELLKEGKRGITIMNAKKETGYMFADITLAVNEVAEQLGKADNIINMSNTDVGLGLPRVRHHAECIMKDFEEKGLKVHEIVGGLDEYPVAGATIDKLIEEKYSDYDFAVISGVPHAIPMDHLSGMEIISVTNGPRQVLPLKELGHEHVLVEIDLHPKTLGVNHIVESEFGATLREVAKESL; from the coding sequence ATGGACAACAAGAATATTTCGATCATACACCCACGACCAAGCTCCATCGTGGCCGCATTGTATACTTTGAGGGACCTGAACGTTGATGTTGCAATACTTCACGGCCCACCAGGATGCTCTTTCAAACATGCAAGACTGCTGGAAGAGGACGGTATACATGTTGTAACAACGGCCCTTGATGAAAGCGGTTTCGTTTTCGGAGGACACGATGCACTTGTCAACATACTCCACAAGGTAAATGACATGTTCCACCCCAAGCTCATCGGAGTTGTGGGAACCTGTGCAAGCATGATCATAGGCGAGGAAATGCGTGAACCTGTGATGGAAGCAAATCTTGATGTACCGGTCATTGAAGTGGAAGTTCATGCAGGATACAGGAACAACACCAAAGGAGTGCTCTTCGCACTGGAATCCGCCCTTGATGCAGGAATCATCGACAGGGAAGAATTCAGCAGACAGCAACACCTTCTGGAAGAAGCAACCAATGTAGAACTGCGCCACGGTGCTGCAAGTAAGGAATACCTTGCACCATCCCGCGGAGATGTGAAGTACAAAGTTGCACAGAGGATCATCGAGCTTCTCAAAGAAGGAAAGCGCGGGATCACTATCATGAACGCCAAGAAAGAGACAGGATACATGTTCGCAGATATTACACTAGCTGTGAACGAGGTCGCTGAACAACTTGGTAAAGCTGACAATATCATCAATATGTCCAACACAGACGTTGGTCTTGGACTTCCAAGGGTACGCCACCATGCAGAATGTATCATGAAGGACTTTGAGGAAAAAGGTCTGAAGGTCCATGAGATCGTGGGCGGACTGGATGAGTATCCAGTAGCAGGGGCTACCATCGACAAACTAATAGAAGAGAAGTACAGCGACTATGACTTTGCTGTCATCAGCGGAGTTCCACACGCCATACCAATGGACCACCTCTCCGGCATGGAGATAATCTCTGTCACTAACGGACCAAGGCAGGTACTTCCTCTCAAGGAGCTTGGACATGAACATGTGCTCGTGGAGATCGACCTGCATCCAAAGACACTTGGTGTCA